One window of Campylobacter avium LMG 24591 genomic DNA carries:
- a CDS encoding toxin: protein MNFNFKILLICMITGFSLFVSQLKAIDTQDLPNFTPSFSLRSAFNGVALTVDRNQINWDLLEITDEKQIEILSKNDPFASFNLGYVQFVSLDDKDKCMAINENGNFVLKSCKEDLDKDERESVFSFIPTSTSAVQIRSMVLNANECISVVDTPSGSIFGLKPCSVQSLTFIDLRNLLLILPPFEASTLINP from the coding sequence ATGAATTTTAATTTTAAAATTTTATTGATTTGTATGATAACGGGATTTAGCCTTTTCGTATCGCAACTAAAGGCTATTGATACGCAAGATTTGCCAAATTTCACACCCTCATTTTCTCTTCGCAGTGCTTTTAATGGAGTAGCTTTAACTGTTGATAGAAATCAAATTAATTGGGATTTGCTTGAAATTACAGATGAAAAGCAAATTGAAATTTTGTCTAAGAATGATCCTTTCGCTTCATTTAATTTAGGCTATGTGCAGTTTGTAAGCTTAGATGATAAGGATAAGTGTATGGCTATTAATGAAAACGGGAATTTTGTGCTTAAATCTTGCAAGGAGGATTTAGATAAGGATGAGCGAGAGAGTGTATTTTCTTTTATCCCGACATCAACATCAGCAGTGCAAATTCGCTCTATGGTGCTTAATGCAAATGAGTGTATAAGTGTCGTTGATACCCCAAGCGGCAGTATTTTTGGGCTTAAGCCTTGCTCTGTGCAATCTCTTACCTTCATTGATTTGCGTAATCTTTTGTTGATTTTGCCACCTTTTGAGGCTTCTACCCTCATTAATCCATAG
- a CDS encoding cytolethal distending toxin subunit B family protein produces MFNIFLKRYYKPLRLYGIIFLIVISPLFANIEDFKIGTWNLQGSSASTESKWNVSIRQLITGINAVNILMVQEAGSIPRSARPTGRVVQPGGTPVEEFVWELGTSSRPRAVFIYYAPIDVGARRVNLAIVSDRQADEVFVVRQDRVATDVSRPALGIRIGNDVFFSLHALANGGGDASALVTAIHDNFIGMPNINWLIAGDFNREPASLLSGLDTRVTNNIRIVSPNTATHFSASGSNRVLDYAIVGNTQPQGAAAVLPSISAILMAASVRSYLSSDHFPVRFSKF; encoded by the coding sequence ATGTTTAATATATTTTTGAAGCGATATTATAAGCCTTTGCGTCTTTATGGTATTATATTTTTGATTGTAATAAGTCCTTTATTTGCTAATATAGAGGATTTTAAAATAGGCACTTGGAATTTGCAAGGTTCATCAGCAAGTACTGAAAGCAAATGGAATGTAAGTATTCGTCAGCTTATCACAGGCATTAATGCGGTTAATATTCTTATGGTACAAGAAGCTGGAAGTATTCCTCGTTCGGCTCGTCCAACGGGTAGGGTTGTGCAACCCGGCGGCACACCGGTGGAGGAATTTGTTTGGGAGCTTGGCACTTCATCAAGACCTAGAGCTGTGTTTATCTACTATGCACCCATTGATGTAGGTGCAAGACGCGTGAATTTAGCTATTGTATCCGATAGACAGGCTGATGAGGTGTTTGTGGTGCGACAAGATAGGGTTGCTACAGATGTTTCACGCCCAGCACTTGGCATACGCATAGGTAATGATGTATTTTTCTCGCTTCACGCATTAGCAAATGGCGGTGGCGACGCAAGTGCGTTGGTAACTGCCATACACGATAATTTTATTGGAATGCCAAACATAAATTGGCTTATTGCAGGTGATTTTAATAGAGAACCAGCGAGTTTGCTTAGCGGGCTTGATACTCGCGTAACAAATAATATACGCATCGTATCTCCAAACACAGCCACTCATTTTAGTGCTAGTGGTTCAAACAGAGTACTAGATTATGCTATTGTTGGAAATACCCAACCACAAGGTGCTGCTGCTGTTTTGCCAAGCATAAGTGCGATTTTAATGGCAGCAAGTGTTCGCTCATATCTTAGCTCAGATCATTTTCCTGTGCGTTTTAGCAAGTTTTAG
- a CDS encoding RICIN domain-containing protein — MRFYHYILVLMLISTLTACSKHKTSHTQSNTNANVSKIEFGIGDKPTLPIKNYNDNSSDVKLVSGAAVSKKLIRDFLASTASKDSNSINQIQRLDTSDSVTLMSAGGGVLTVWATNVGNWVWGYAPRDSLNLGNARQWKILSRANGKVSFVNLQTNTCLSAYKNGVIHMPCDSNNPAQIWNLNTFANRATQIQNEASNTCLQTPLIRQTRALSIFLMPCASAGKALKADANIEQQWYITAPLIRTTPIFFIN, encoded by the coding sequence ATGCGTTTTTATCATTATATCTTAGTGCTTATGCTTATAAGCACACTTACAGCTTGTTCAAAGCACAAAACTTCGCATACACAGTCTAACACAAACGCTAATGTAAGCAAGATAGAGTTTGGCATAGGCGATAAGCCTACTTTGCCTATTAAGAATTACAATGACAATTCCAGTGATGTCAAGCTTGTAAGCGGTGCGGCTGTGTCTAAAAAACTTATTAGAGATTTTCTTGCCTCAACTGCGTCTAAAGATTCAAATAGCATTAATCAAATACAAAGACTTGATACATCAGATTCCGTAACGCTTATGAGTGCAGGAGGAGGGGTTTTAACAGTTTGGGCTACTAATGTTGGGAATTGGGTTTGGGGTTATGCTCCACGCGATAGTTTAAATTTAGGCAATGCCCGTCAATGGAAAATTCTAAGTAGGGCAAATGGTAAAGTAAGTTTTGTGAATTTACAGACTAATACTTGTCTAAGCGCTTATAAAAACGGCGTTATTCATATGCCTTGTGATAGCAATAATCCCGCACAAATTTGGAATCTAAATACCTTTGCTAATCGCGCCACTCAAATTCAAAATGAGGCTAGCAATACCTGCTTACAAACACCGCTCATTAGGCAAACTAGAGCACTTAGTATCTTTTTAATGCCTTGTGCTAGTGCAGGTAAGGCATTAAAAGCTGATGCAAACATCGAACAGCAGTGGTATATCACCGCACCTCTTATAAGAACTACACCTATTTTTTTTATAAATTAG
- a CDS encoding Eco57I restriction-modification methylase domain-containing protein, with product MPHAFHFLSNNLFTSYTLEVDFPQIYDFEGNKDQAKKALDSIKAIYNKEKFISQNEHQFEDDFISEVLEILGWSFIRQEEKIIQGKLEKPDFLLFTNQDSKNTYLQIPKEQRTANNEHFSVIAESKAYKVEIDNKKIKDNPHFQILRYLSNLKKDYGILTNGRIWRFYDNSKLSATKIFYEIDLEAILAMDNPHDESTLESSRQAESKSHILSQLQAFNYFYHIFHAKNFTQDSKDTSTISHILEKNAQSKTNIEDDLQSLIYGINGRDSLFEKIGACIYAANAESSLEQVYENALYFIFRLLFIAYFEDKFDDVLEKHSCFKQRISLYALLNEIKYDEVKQSGVSPKHKSYIGIARLEEIFRIYNEGNPNYDMPLFNGGLFDSTKTALLATPKIFSDTDLIEILETLFYYTDSLNTYKRDYRTLSVAHLGTIYEGLLSYFFDKADEDIFYLVYAPKIRGKAKGKAKSQDIIEGYFDSYDYEKIAKTHTIHRIQNYKKGQIYLKNTSNSRKSTASFYTPESITKFLCQEALQESIKTTLNDKNILRFKILDNACGSGHFLIESLNAITKIVLESFDSFPSFKTLYEREKDNITQNITEYIKDYQIDESDIIKRLLLKRVIFGVDVNPFSIELSKLSLWIDSFIFGTPLSFLEHHIKCGNALIGTSIADFKQNTLAKSKGLFLQDLDSKFNALQEVFYKLDSIKDSTEIDIKESKRLYQDEILPTLTKLNLYLNYQNAKHFIKDPQERQSLLALQQAGLESLEQDKKAKDLIESYAKTYRFFNYEIEFPEIVSDGVFIGFDIIIGNPPWDKTKFSDSDFFPQFISNYRTLSNSKKEEIKTNLLDKPYIKAQYEREKTFIQSVNDYYKESYPLNSGSGDGNLFRFFVEKNLHLLAKNATLNYVLPSALMLEEGSLSLRKEILENKRLNFFYSFENREKIFDIDSRYKFALMQVQNTQADSTHKIKTMFYKTNIDSVYDTNNIIETSLEEIATLSPSQLALQEVRDKKDLEILAKCYASFKPLSLEWLDFRNELHMTADKDLFIESFSDDLLPLYEGKMIHQFNAEFSEPTYFLDSTSFDKRLRSKEIHRLKQDLGLNSKEYERLLESMLEGKESKMTKEELEDSIIRYDREFFRLGFRGIASDTNERTLIFSLLPKNVGFGHSMFANIPKRCIIDSHGAIAIQSVSHKRLLFALGIFNSLVVDYIARGMVQINVSKTYLERIPLPQPSDEELESKQDYAYIYKNALILQLYHDKAGDFEDLQKEFGIDKGQIPSTQKAYDTLRAKLDIHIAKLYGLSKEEFCAMLESFKVLNDKQPHYIALLKSLWE from the coding sequence ATGCCACACGCTTTTCACTTTTTAAGCAATAATCTTTTCACCAGCTACACATTAGAAGTTGATTTCCCACAAATTTATGACTTTGAGGGCAATAAAGACCAAGCTAAAAAAGCTCTAGATTCCATAAAAGCTATATATAATAAAGAAAAATTTATAAGCCAAAATGAACACCAGTTTGAAGATGATTTTATTAGCGAAGTATTAGAGATTCTAGGTTGGAGCTTTATAAGACAAGAGGAGAAAATCATTCAAGGTAAGCTAGAAAAGCCAGATTTTTTGCTTTTCACAAATCAAGATTCTAAAAATACCTATTTGCAAATCCCAAAAGAGCAACGCACGGCAAATAACGAGCATTTTAGTGTCATCGCAGAATCTAAAGCCTACAAAGTAGAAATAGATAATAAAAAAATCAAAGACAATCCACACTTTCAGATTTTACGCTATCTCTCAAATCTCAAAAAAGATTATGGAATCTTGACCAATGGACGCATTTGGCGTTTTTATGATAATTCTAAGCTAAGTGCCACCAAAATCTTTTATGAGATAGATTTAGAGGCAATTTTAGCAATGGATAATCCTCACGATGAAAGCACTTTAGAATCTAGCCGCCAAGCAGAGTCAAAAAGCCACATTTTATCCCAGCTACAAGCCTTCAACTACTTCTACCATATTTTCCACGCAAAGAATTTCACGCAAGATTCTAAAGACACAAGCACCATATCCCACATCTTAGAGAAAAACGCCCAGTCCAAAACCAACATAGAAGACGATTTGCAATCTCTTATCTATGGTATCAATGGCAGAGATTCACTCTTTGAGAAAATTGGTGCTTGTATCTATGCGGCTAATGCAGAATCTAGCCTTGAGCAAGTCTATGAAAATGCCTTGTATTTCATCTTTCGCCTCCTTTTTATCGCCTATTTTGAAGATAAATTCGATGACGTGTTAGAAAAACACTCTTGTTTTAAGCAACGCATAAGCCTCTATGCCCTCCTTAATGAGATAAAATATGACGAGGTAAAGCAGTCAGGAGTTAGCCCAAAACACAAAAGCTACATAGGCATAGCAAGACTAGAAGAAATTTTTAGAATCTACAATGAGGGAAACCCAAACTATGATATGCCGCTCTTTAATGGCGGATTATTTGATAGCACTAAGACAGCTCTTTTAGCTACACCAAAGATTTTTAGTGATACGGATTTAATAGAGATTTTAGAAACACTTTTCTACTACACAGATTCTCTAAACACATACAAAAGAGACTATCGCACACTAAGCGTAGCACATCTAGGCACGATTTATGAAGGGCTACTCTCTTACTTTTTTGACAAGGCAGATGAGGATATTTTCTACCTAGTCTATGCGCCCAAAATACGAGGTAAGGCAAAGGGCAAAGCAAAATCCCAAGACATCATAGAGGGCTATTTCGATAGCTATGATTATGAAAAAATCGCAAAAACTCATACCATACATAGAATCCAAAACTACAAAAAAGGACAAATCTATCTCAAAAATACAAGTAATTCACGCAAAAGCACCGCAAGCTTTTACACACCAGAATCTATCACAAAATTCCTGTGCCAAGAAGCACTACAAGAGTCCATCAAAACTACACTCAATGATAAGAATATCTTACGCTTTAAAATCCTAGATAATGCCTGTGGCAGTGGGCATTTCCTCATAGAAAGTCTCAATGCTATTACCAAAATAGTCTTAGAAAGCTTTGATTCTTTCCCAAGTTTCAAAACCTTATATGAGAGGGAAAAAGACAACATCACACAAAATATCACAGAGTATATTAAAGATTACCAAATCGATGAGAGTGATATTATAAAAAGGCTCTTGCTTAAACGCGTGATTTTTGGGGTCGATGTCAATCCCTTTAGCATAGAGCTTAGTAAGCTTTCTTTGTGGATAGATAGCTTTATCTTTGGCACGCCTCTAAGTTTCCTAGAGCATCATATCAAATGTGGTAATGCCCTAATTGGCACAAGCATTGCAGACTTTAAGCAAAACACTTTGGCAAAAAGCAAAGGTCTTTTCTTGCAGGATTTAGATTCAAAATTTAATGCTCTACAAGAAGTTTTCTACAAGCTAGATTCTATAAAAGATAGCACAGAAATAGATATAAAAGAAAGTAAAAGACTTTATCAAGATGAGATTCTACCCACACTAACCAAACTCAATCTATATTTAAATTACCAAAATGCTAAACATTTTATAAAAGACCCACAAGAAAGACAATCCCTCCTAGCCTTGCAACAAGCAGGTTTGGAGAGCCTAGAACAAGATAAAAAAGCAAAAGATCTTATAGAATCCTATGCTAAAACATATCGCTTTTTTAACTACGAAATAGAATTTCCAGAGATAGTAAGCGATGGTGTTTTTATAGGCTTTGACATTATCATAGGCAATCCGCCGTGGGATAAAACGAAATTTAGCGATTCTGATTTTTTCCCGCAGTTTATAAGCAACTACCGCACACTAAGTAATTCCAAAAAAGAGGAAATCAAAACAAATCTCCTTGACAAGCCCTATATCAAAGCACAATACGAGAGAGAAAAAACCTTTATACAAAGTGTCAATGACTACTACAAAGAGAGCTACCCGCTAAATAGTGGCAGCGGTGATGGCAATCTCTTTCGATTCTTTGTTGAAAAGAACTTACATTTACTAGCCAAAAATGCCACATTAAACTATGTCCTCCCAAGTGCGCTAATGCTAGAAGAGGGTAGCTTGTCCCTGCGTAAAGAAATCTTAGAAAACAAAAGGCTCAACTTTTTTTATAGTTTTGAAAATCGTGAGAAAATTTTTGATATAGATTCACGCTACAAATTTGCCCTTATGCAGGTGCAAAACACACAAGCAGATTCCACACATAAAATCAAAACAATGTTTTATAAAACAAACATAGATTCTGTGTATGACACAAACAATATCATAGAAACTAGCCTTGAAGAGATAGCTACCCTAAGCCCTAGTCAGCTTGCCTTGCAAGAAGTGCGTGATAAAAAAGACTTAGAAATTCTAGCCAAATGCTATGCTAGTTTTAAGCCGCTTAGCCTAGAATGGCTAGATTTTCGTAACGAATTGCATATGACAGCGGATAAAGATTTATTTATAGAATCTTTTTCCGATGATCTTTTGCCTCTTTATGAAGGTAAGATGATACATCAGTTTAACGCAGAGTTTAGCGAACCTACCTACTTTTTAGATTCTACAAGCTTTGATAAGCGACTAAGAAGCAAGGAAATCCACCGCTTAAAGCAAGACTTGGGACTAAATAGCAAGGAATACGAGAGACTATTAGAATCTATGCTAGAGGGCAAAGAATCTAAAATGACAAAAGAAGAGCTAGAAGATTCTATTATCCGCTATGATAGGGAGTTTTTTAGACTGGGCTTTAGAGGTATAGCTAGTGATACTAATGAACGCACTTTGATATTTTCACTTTTACCAAAAAATGTAGGATTTGGACATAGCATGTTTGCAAATATCCCTAAACGATGCATTATAGATTCTCATGGCGCTATTGCTATACAGAGTGTGAGCCACAAAAGACTTTTATTTGCTTTAGGGATTTTCAACTCTTTAGTGGTGGATTATATCGCTAGAGGTATGGTGCAAATCAATGTGAGTAAGACTTACCTAGAGCGAATCCCTCTGCCACAGCCAAGCGATGAAGAATTAGAATCTAAGCAAGACTATGCCTATATCTATAAAAATGCCTTGATACTACAGCTCTATCACGACAAAGCGGGGGATTTTGAGGATTTGCAAAAAGAGTTTGGTATAGATAAAGGGCAGATTCCAAGCACACAAAAAGCCTATGACACCTTGAGGGCAAAGCTTGATATACATATCGCTAAGCTCTATGGACTAAGTAAAGAGGAGTTTTGTGCCATGCTAGAATCTTTTAAAGTCTTGAATGACAAACAGCCCCACTACATCGCTTTACTTAAAAGCTTATGGGAGTGA
- a CDS encoding restriction endonuclease yields MEFLLFCLFFAALLPLLLFRKKSRCSDYEDYRDSDTTSHTTTQSKIQANTHNTFSLKNKEKGDKYELQILRHYKKQGYKVYPQGFIKGRADGGIDLVAYKGSEALLIQCKN; encoded by the coding sequence ATGGAATTTTTGCTTTTTTGTTTATTTTTCGCTGCTTTATTGCCTTTACTTTTATTTCGTAAGAAGTCTAGGTGCAGTGATTATGAGGATTACAGAGATTCTGATACCACTTCACACACTACCACGCAAAGCAAGATTCAAGCCAACACACATAATACATTTTCTTTAAAAAATAAAGAAAAAGGCGATAAATATGAGCTACAGATTCTAAGACATTATAAAAAACAAGGCTATAAGGTCTATCCACAAGGATTTATAAAAGGAAGGGCTGATGGTGGTATTGATTTGGTAGCATATAAGGGGAGTGAGGCACTTTTGATTCAATGTAAAAATTAG
- a CDS encoding type I restriction endonuclease subunit R produces the protein MSNYKEKDLESFIESYLLEHNGYIKRVSQNYDKDLCFDKELLISFLESTQSKELDELKKRLGEGYKIEILKHIASKISKEGIVKALQKGIELRGIKLSLAYRKPSNALNSTSIENYNKNTLSIIRQLYYSKENQNSIDMVIFLNGVPLVSIELKNQLTGQNVYNAIEQYKKDRDPKERLLRNCIVHFALDCDLVYMSTKLERDKTRFLPFNRGLNNGSGAIGLQSGAGNPPSDTIKTAYLWERILKKDTLLSLIFDFVKVLKDCIIFPRYHQFDVVEKLLEDAKANGVGRRYLIEHSAGSGKSNSISWLAHNLASLHDNDSKLIFDSVIVITDRKVLDSQIRDNVKGFEGISGVVEAITQGSRQLKNALEEGKKIIITTIQKFPYILDEITSLKSKTFAIIIDEAHSSQSGTNAQKMSEAIRDKSLDEEEEAREESLDEKIIEIIKNKKLQKNASYFAFTATPKPKTLEMFGMPCKVNGEVKFIPFHLYSMKQAIEEGFILDVLRGYTTYKSYYKILSSIKDDDPRYDKKKANAKLKAYVENHKDSIAKKAEIMIEHFFTHSYKKIGAKAKAMVVTKSRKSAIDYYFAFRKYLKDYYPQFEALVAFSGELHLDGETYSESALNGFSEGVLKEEFKKDKYKFLIVAQKYQTGFDEPLLHTMYVDKKLSGVNAVQTLSRLNRICKDKEDTCVLDFVNSHEEIAESFSAFYKQTYLGQGSDPEKIFELKSNLLEYEIYTQDEVEVFVESILKEEKENIIHAQLDRMVERFNKQNEDIKAEFYSKIKNYLNNYAFLAQILPYEDVNLEKHYILLKKLIAKIAPPRSEDLAKGILDNVSFDSYRVQLIKSEDIKLNGDGELMPSSADGSSKIQGAELQELSEIIKEFNEKYGNVEWNEGDKIVRTLQNIKEDVLKDEKFVKSSKHSDRQNLRIEFEALLQEKMQEIIDVNFDFYKHFTDDAALKQRITQKMFDIVLNEIYE, from the coding sequence GTGAGCAATTATAAAGAAAAAGACTTAGAAAGCTTCATAGAATCCTATCTACTAGAACACAACGGCTATATAAAAAGAGTAAGTCAAAACTATGATAAAGATTTATGCTTTGATAAAGAATTGCTTATAAGCTTTTTAGAATCTACACAAAGTAAAGAATTAGATGAACTTAAAAAGCGATTAGGGGAGGGCTATAAGATTGAGATTCTAAAGCACATTGCTTCTAAAATCAGTAAAGAGGGTATTGTAAAAGCCTTGCAAAAAGGAATAGAATTGCGAGGCATAAAACTTAGCCTTGCATATAGAAAGCCAAGTAATGCACTAAATAGCACAAGCATAGAAAATTATAATAAAAATACACTCTCAATCATTCGCCAACTTTATTATAGTAAGGAAAATCAAAATTCTATTGATATGGTGATTTTCTTAAATGGTGTGCCACTTGTAAGCATCGAGCTTAAAAACCAACTCACAGGGCAAAATGTTTATAATGCGATAGAACAGTATAAAAAAGATAGAGACCCAAAAGAGAGGCTTTTGAGAAATTGTATTGTGCATTTTGCGCTAGATTGTGATTTAGTCTATATGAGTACAAAACTAGAGAGGGACAAAACAAGATTTTTGCCCTTTAATCGTGGGCTAAATAATGGTAGTGGGGCAATAGGCTTACAAAGTGGTGCAGGAAATCCACCTAGCGATACTATCAAAACCGCCTATCTTTGGGAAAGGATACTCAAAAAAGACACTTTGCTTAGCCTCATCTTTGATTTTGTAAAGGTTCTAAAAGATTGCATTATTTTTCCGCGTTATCATCAATTTGATGTAGTAGAAAAGCTTTTAGAAGACGCAAAGGCTAATGGTGTGGGAAGACGCTATTTGATAGAGCATAGTGCAGGAAGTGGCAAGAGTAATTCTATCTCGTGGCTTGCCCATAATCTTGCAAGTTTGCATGACAATGATTCAAAACTTATCTTTGATAGCGTGATTGTTATTACAGATAGAAAGGTGCTAGATTCTCAAATCAGAGATAATGTTAAAGGTTTTGAGGGAATTAGCGGAGTAGTAGAGGCTATCACGCAAGGAAGCAGACAGCTAAAGAACGCACTAGAAGAAGGCAAGAAAATCATCATCACAACTATTCAAAAATTTCCTTATATCTTAGATGAAATCACTAGCTTAAAAAGCAAGACCTTTGCTATCATCATAGATGAAGCACACTCTAGCCAAAGTGGCACAAATGCTCAAAAAATGAGCGAGGCTATCAGAGATAAAAGCCTTGATGAAGAGGAAGAAGCAAGAGAAGAAAGCCTAGATGAAAAAATAATAGAGATTATAAAAAATAAAAAATTGCAGAAAAATGCTTCATACTTTGCCTTTACTGCTACACCTAAGCCAAAAACGCTAGAAATGTTTGGAATGCCTTGTAAAGTAAATGGGGAAGTCAAATTTATCCCCTTTCATTTGTATTCTATGAAACAAGCTATTGAGGAGGGATTTATCCTTGATGTCTTAAGGGGCTACACAACTTATAAGAGTTATTATAAAATTCTTTCCTCTATCAAAGATGATGATCCACGCTATGATAAAAAGAAAGCTAATGCCAAGCTAAAAGCCTATGTGGAAAATCATAAAGATTCCATTGCTAAAAAAGCCGAAATTATGATTGAGCATTTTTTTACCCATAGTTATAAAAAAATAGGGGCTAAGGCAAAGGCTATGGTGGTAACCAAAAGTAGAAAGAGTGCTATTGATTATTACTTTGCTTTTAGAAAATATTTAAAAGATTATTATCCACAATTTGAAGCCCTTGTAGCATTTTCTGGTGAATTACATCTTGATGGTGAAACTTATAGTGAAAGTGCTTTAAATGGATTTAGTGAAGGTGTATTAAAAGAGGAATTTAAAAAAGATAAGTATAAGTTTTTAATCGTGGCACAGAAGTACCAAACTGGATTTGATGAGCCACTTTTGCATACGATGTATGTGGATAAAAAACTAAGTGGAGTAAATGCGGTGCAAACTCTATCACGTCTAAATAGAATCTGTAAAGACAAAGAGGATACTTGTGTGCTAGATTTTGTAAATTCACACGAGGAAATAGCCGAGTCTTTTAGCGCATTTTATAAGCAAACTTATCTAGGGCAAGGAAGTGATCCTGAAAAGATTTTTGAACTTAAAAGTAATCTTTTAGAATATGAAATTTATACGCAAGATGAGGTAGAAGTCTTTGTAGAATCTATTTTAAAAGAGGAAAAAGAAAATATTATCCACGCACAGCTAGATAGAATGGTGGAACGATTTAATAAACAAAATGAAGATATAAAAGCAGAATTTTACAGCAAGATAAAAAATTATTTAAATAACTATGCGTTTTTAGCACAGATTTTACCTTATGAAGATGTAAATTTAGAAAAACACTATATCTTACTTAAAAAGCTTATAGCAAAGATTGCTCCCCCGAGGTCAGAGGATTTAGCAAAAGGGATTTTAGATAATGTAAGCTTTGATAGCTACCGTGTACAACTTATAAAAAGTGAAGATATAAAACTAAATGGCGATGGCGAGCTTATGCCTTCAAGTGCTGATGGTTCTAGCAAGATACAAGGAGCGGAATTGCAAGAGCTTTCAGAAATTATCAAAGAATTTAATGAAAAATATGGCAATGTAGAATGGAATGAGGGGGATAAAATAGTAAGGACATTGCAAAATATCAAAGAGGATGTACTAAAAGATGAAAAATTTGTTAAATCCTCTAAACATTCTGATAGGCAAAATTTACGCATAGAATTTGAAGCACTTTTACAAGAAAAAATGCAAGAAATTATAGACGTAAATTTTGACTTTTATAAGCATTTTACTGATGATGCAGCACTTAAGCAAAGAATAACGCAAAAAATGTTTGATATTGTGCTTAATGAAATATATGAGTAA
- a CDS encoding DUF4917 family protein, whose amino-acid sequence MNNKLLTYDEVLQQIDQKRHLLLGNGFSMAYDRNRFSFTSLLQSAIDKQIIKENSEIHQIFQDNNTSDFEQVVKTLENTSKVIEIYTQDEKLCKQLLEDSKKLKQFLVDIVTNNHPEKITEISDDKFNSTINFIKDYDNIYSLNYDLLLYWSMEKLREKIENKQIQDGIKGFTDGFCNSDDGNYVVFNNNSHRNTCLYLHGALHIFDSGNEIIKKTYSRTGIPLKEQIGEELNNNRYPVFVSEGTSEQKKTKILHNAYLNHCYKSLCAIGGDLVIFGTTLKSNDEHIQDAILKSKIKNIYFGVSDLGKGKQELSDFVEKNKKLDNQKQISFYDYKSVKIWTENNQGNAK is encoded by the coding sequence ATGAATAACAAATTATTAACTTATGATGAAGTTTTGCAGCAAATAGATCAAAAAAGACATCTTCTTTTGGGAAATGGTTTTAGTATGGCTTACGATAGGAATCGTTTCTCTTTTACAAGTTTATTGCAAAGCGCTATTGATAAGCAAATTATAAAAGAAAATTCAGAAATCCACCAAATATTTCAAGATAACAATACTAGTGATTTTGAACAAGTTGTTAAAACTTTAGAAAATACTTCTAAAGTTATAGAAATTTATACACAGGATGAAAAACTATGTAAGCAATTATTAGAAGATTCTAAAAAATTAAAGCAATTTTTAGTAGATATTGTTACAAATAACCACCCAGAAAAAATAACAGAAATTTCTGATGATAAATTTAATTCAACTATAAATTTTATAAAAGATTATGACAATATATATTCACTCAATTATGACCTATTGCTGTATTGGTCTATGGAAAAATTAAGAGAAAAAATAGAAAATAAACAAATTCAAGATGGCATAAAGGGATTTACTGATGGTTTTTGTAATAGTGATGATGGAAATTATGTAGTGTTTAATAATAATTCTCATAGGAATACTTGTTTGTATTTACACGGAGCATTACATATTTTTGATAGTGGTAATGAAATAATCAAAAAGACATATTCAAGAACGGGCATACCCTTAAAAGAACAAATTGGAGAAGAGCTAAATAATAATAGGTATCCAGTTTTTGTATCAGAGGGGACATCAGAGCAGAAAAAAACTAAAATTCTTCATAATGCTTATTTAAATCATTGTTATAAAAGTCTATGTGCTATAGGTGGAGATTTGGTTATTTTTGGGACAACATTGAAATCAAATGATGAACACATACAAGATGCTATTTTGAAAAGTAAAATTAAAAATATATATTTTGGGGTGTCTGATTTAGGCAAAGGAAAACAGGAGTTATCAGATTTTGTTGAAAAAAATAAAAAATTAGATAATCAAAAACAAATCTCATTTTATGATTATAAAAGTGTAAAAATTTGGACAGAAAATAATCAAGGAAATGCCAAGTGA